From Synechococcus sp. A10-1-5-1, a single genomic window includes:
- a CDS encoding transglycosylase domain-containing protein produces the protein MAGLSLWPDCITRLSTSPRLDRLASPAVREAWAAFARAAFRGPWRERPDAVRRTLPALLQHQPRLELWVREQKLQELDLETQRYRLGRDPSCELPLSDPALSRVHAILEKERPSDRDFALEDFGSSNGLFHRDRRIRWIQLRDGDVVQLGSPLKGQAPELRYVHPRSPLEQAVRLLGISALAGSALLVSGMLLAASIGGGSRIRSIEGPVKIFAANGQQVDAKEGSSTALPSLQSYPLHLRQALLASEEARFGWNSGIDLFGTLRSAVLGSGGGSGLTQQVARMVYPEVGRDLSLTRKLRELSVALQLEVGFSKNQILKLYLDRAYLGLGTEGFEQAAQLYFRQSASDLDVGQSAFLVGLLPSPNGYSPCNLKDPGAGLERRNLVLKLMHEQGWLSDQGLVDAQRRPLNIDPSACRESSFSSYPFFSDYVIGELEGTRFGLNLRGSDAAGNYAVESTINPKLQQLAQEQLRRFLEGPAASAGLTQGALISLNTETGDILAYVGGGDYSRSSFDRVQALRQPGSTFKLFPFLAALAAGVSPSASISCAPLDYVGGCRQRTGAMSVAAGLAGSENVVALRLAERAGFSQVLKLARRLGITTPLDADYNTMLGGRETYLYEMARAYAVVANGGRSVPVHGVSRIYDLGICRSIKSLDRCPARGVTTPIGERSRQLLRPEVAAAMDQLLAGVVQGGTGRAAGVIPDARGKTGTTNNGVDALFIGYSPSLKLLTAIWMGNDDNRPASGASGGLVADLWGRYMQGAARAIPAAG, from the coding sequence TTGGCTGGTCTTAGCCTATGGCCGGACTGCATCACCCGCCTGAGCACCTCCCCTCGCTTGGATCGCCTTGCCTCGCCGGCCGTTCGTGAGGCGTGGGCAGCATTCGCCCGGGCAGCCTTCCGCGGACCTTGGCGCGAGCGTCCCGATGCGGTGCGCCGCACCCTGCCGGCGCTGCTGCAGCACCAGCCGCGCCTCGAGCTCTGGGTGAGGGAGCAGAAGCTCCAGGAGCTCGACCTCGAGACTCAGCGCTATCGCCTCGGCCGTGATCCCTCCTGCGAGCTGCCCCTGTCCGACCCGGCCCTGAGCCGGGTTCACGCGATCCTCGAGAAGGAGCGTCCCAGCGATCGGGACTTTGCCTTGGAGGACTTTGGTTCCTCGAATGGGCTCTTCCACCGGGACCGGCGCATCCGCTGGATTCAGCTGCGCGACGGGGATGTCGTGCAACTGGGCTCACCGCTGAAGGGCCAGGCGCCTGAGCTGCGCTACGTCCACCCCCGCAGCCCTCTGGAACAGGCGGTTCGCCTGCTGGGCATCAGTGCCCTGGCGGGTTCTGCCCTCTTGGTGAGCGGCATGCTCCTGGCGGCCAGCATCGGCGGTGGCTCGAGGATCCGGAGCATTGAAGGCCCGGTCAAGATCTTTGCGGCCAATGGCCAGCAGGTGGACGCGAAGGAAGGCTCCTCCACGGCGCTGCCGTCCTTGCAGTCCTACCCCTTGCATCTGCGCCAGGCCCTGCTGGCTTCAGAGGAGGCGCGGTTTGGCTGGAACAGCGGCATTGATTTGTTCGGCACCCTGCGCTCGGCGGTCCTGGGGAGCGGAGGCGGAAGCGGCCTGACCCAACAGGTGGCCCGCATGGTCTACCCAGAGGTGGGGCGGGATCTGAGCCTCACCCGCAAGCTTCGGGAGTTGTCGGTGGCCTTGCAGCTGGAGGTGGGCTTCAGCAAAAACCAGATCCTCAAGCTCTATCTCGATCGCGCCTATCTGGGCCTGGGGACCGAGGGGTTTGAGCAGGCCGCTCAGCTCTATTTCCGCCAGTCCGCCAGCGATCTGGACGTCGGACAGTCGGCCTTTTTGGTCGGACTGCTCCCCAGCCCCAACGGCTACAGCCCCTGCAATCTCAAGGATCCCGGGGCGGGCCTCGAGCGCCGCAACCTGGTGCTGAAGCTGATGCATGAGCAGGGGTGGCTGAGCGATCAGGGCCTGGTCGATGCCCAGCGGCGGCCCCTGAACATCGACCCTTCGGCTTGCCGAGAGTCGAGCTTTAGCAGCTATCCCTTCTTCAGTGACTACGTGATCGGGGAGCTCGAGGGCACCCGCTTTGGCCTGAATCTCAGGGGTTCGGATGCGGCAGGGAATTACGCCGTGGAGAGCACGATCAACCCCAAACTCCAGCAGTTGGCGCAGGAGCAGCTCAGGCGTTTCCTGGAAGGACCGGCAGCTTCGGCGGGCTTGACCCAGGGAGCCCTGATCAGCCTGAACACCGAGACGGGCGACATCCTGGCCTACGTCGGCGGCGGGGACTACAGCCGCTCGAGTTTTGACCGGGTGCAGGCCCTGCGCCAGCCCGGTTCGACCTTCAAGCTCTTTCCCTTCCTGGCCGCCCTCGCGGCGGGCGTCTCCCCGTCGGCGTCCATCTCCTGTGCCCCCCTGGACTATGTCGGGGGCTGCCGCCAACGGACGGGGGCCATGAGCGTGGCGGCGGGGCTGGCCGGCTCGGAGAACGTGGTGGCCTTGCGCCTGGCGGAGCGGGCAGGGTTCTCCCAGGTGCTCAAACTGGCGCGCCGGCTGGGCATTACGACGCCGCTGGACGCCGACTACAACACCATGCTGGGCGGCCGCGAGACCTACCTCTATGAGATGGCCCGGGCCTACGCCGTGGTGGCCAACGGCGGCCGCTCGGTGCCGGTGCACGGGGTTAGCCGCATCTACGACCTCGGGATTTGCCGTTCGATCAAGAGCCTGGATCGTTGCCCGGCCCGGGGTGTGACGACCCCGATTGGGGAGCGATCCCGCCAGCTGCTCCGGCCGGAGGTGGCCGCGGCGATGGACCAACTGCTGGCTGGGGTCGTCCAGGGGGGCACCGGCCGTGCGGCCGGTGTGATCCCGGACGCCCG